The Ahaetulla prasina isolate Xishuangbanna chromosome 7, ASM2864084v1, whole genome shotgun sequence genome segment TGtcaagaataagctttttaaatgtattattcattattattttatttgttaattatAGAGAGCAGACTGGACCATTGCCCGTTACTCGCGATGGCTAGATGACCATCCGGCAGAGAAAGAACGACTCGTTTTAATACGGTCagacatattttaatttatttttggtaAATTTAGGAATATTTCAGAGTTTCATGTTTGATAACTCTCTTCATCTTCTTTGCCTATTCCGGATAGATCATCTCTCGGACTACTAGGAAGATCAGATTTGTGTACATTTTAAACCAAACTTGCTGGAAATACGATGGCTTTCTGTGAAGAATTAATAATAGCTACAttggtacaggcagtcctcaacttaagacagttcacttagtgaccattcagttacaacagcacttaaaaGAATTACttaggattgtttttcacacttaacgaccgttgcagcaaccccTGCTCACGTGATttccattcggatgcttgacatctGACTcgcttttatgacggttgccacgtcctggggtcatgtgatccccttgtaAAACTTAAATTTCCTGGGAAGTTATAAAACGGAACGGTTCTCATCCCATTGCCCATTcccaaagtcagtgaggaagccagattcacttaacagccgtgttcctaacttaacaactgcagcgattcacttaacaaccggggcaggaaaggtcataaaatgagcaaaactcacttaagaagaaatattgggctcaattgcctgcacttacacacacacacacaaagacagagagagagagagagagagatatggatcagtaaaagagggctgtgaaaatatttacatcctggacataaactgttttgactcctaccctcaaaacgacgctacagagcactgcacaccagaacaactagacacaagaaccgtttttccccgaaggccatcactctgctaaacaaataattccttcaacactgtcaaactattcactaagtctgcattacttagcagatcttctcatcgttcccatcacccatctccttccacttatgactgtatgactgtaacttgctgctgtatccttatgatttatagtttcctagtatgatccgATTgtatatttgtaccctatgactagcattaagtgtagtaccttatgactcttgacgaacgtatcttttatgtacgctgagagcgtgtgcaccaagacaaattccttgtgtgtccaatcacacttggccaatcaagaattctattctataaagaaacGATCTCTTTGAAAGCTACAGTATTCTTAGTTTTATGATAATGGGGAAAAAGGTGTTAATTCCAGTATATTTTCTCTTTTAAGCAGGGGTGCCCTGGAAGCGTATGTCCAATCTGTACGAAGCAGAGAAGGTAAAGAATTTGCCCCGGTCTATCCCGTAATGGTGCAGCTGCTGCAGAAAGCACTGGTTTCTCTTCAGTAAATGGTTTTTCTGCAAAACGCTGGAAGCCCTGAGCAACCTGTAAGGTAGACTTCAGAGTTCCTACAAGTAGCAGCTCTCTGAAACTGGTTCAACAATCCACAGCCTGTTTTGACTTTTGTCCTCAAATGCATTCTGCGTCTCTCAGCTTTTTTCCAAatggtatttttatattttactgttttaattgaaAATCAAACATTTCTATTCGAAAAGGCTCTATTTCTGCGTTGGTAAAACAAAGCTAATCTTAAATCGGCAAGAAAAAAAATACGCTTGgatttaatgttttcttttcagCAACTGTTCGAGTTTaaaaatatcacacacacacacatatatatatatatacatacacagacgtgtgtgtatatattatatacatacatacacacacacgtgtgtgtgtgtatataatctacacacacatgcatatacatatTTTATGTTGACTTATGAAATATTTCAGATTACGTCAGTGTAATGTTGTATGTACAATGTTCTAATtggaaatgtaattaaaatatttctacCAGTCCTTGTTTTCAAGCAGTCCTTCAATTAGGCAAACCAGTAATATCAATTCACAAGACTTGTATTGTGATacttcatatattttatatagagAAAATATACAAGAATaattttttacaatttattttgaaataatacaAGAATACAGTGTGCAAAATCATAGGAGCAACATGTAAGAGACGTACATATCAGGTGCTGAAATTTCTTGTGATTTCTTGACAGAAACACCCTATTTAGTAATATTAAAAGCTATGTTGTAAATGTTCACAGCAAAAGTAGCCATTAATCGAATATATATCTGCTCTATTTTTTTAGATAGATTGGGAGAGGGGAGTAAAGTGCAAATATTGCACCGAAAATAAGTGCAAGGTTTGTCCCCACCATAAATGATGTCTTATggcaaaataaaatctttttaaaatacgcagcataggaaaaaaaattaacattaaatgAAAGTATGATGAAAGCACCATTCCTCTTGAACAATGCAATCTGCTTGCGGGTTTAATCTTTTCCAACGCAGCTCAGGCTTCTCACCAAGCCTCATATTTTACGAGGGAAGGTGTATCACAcccaaaatataaattataaaggtGACCCCCTTCCCGTATAGACAACAATTTGCTACATATAGTGTACATTATACTATTCGCTTTGCCACGTATTCTGATATTTTTGTTGGCACCGGGCAAACTAGAAGTTCATTATAATTATAGGTCAGAAAATTCCAGCTTGCAAAATTGGTAGTTTAATTACATAGTTTGTGCAATACGTATTAATCAGCGATAAGAATTGTTCTATAAACAGATGTTACATTTCTTTTCAACTTCCCCttttttgtgcattttttttccttagaaaataaaactttttatacaaAGCTCCTCGCTTCTTCCTACTATTCCTTAGCACCACAGGATATCCATGTTCAAGCCTATTACACCTGATAGACATATAATGTAGtttggaagggggggaaaaatatatataaggcaatttggttttttgtttgtttgtttttaaatgtcgATACTTTTAGCTTGCTTAATGCTCTACCGTAATAAGCAAAACTTCATTCCTAGTGACTCCAATGACGCCAGTGTATTATAGTCACACCGCCAACAACAAATCATGAAACCTTGATCGTGTCGTCCCCAATCACCGTGGATTTATTAGAAGGCCATCTTGATGCTACTGAGAGCCCTGAGAAGGAAGACAAATGAAAAACACCCGTTAAAAGACCAGGGAAATTTGTTTGTGGAAATATGAATTAAGTACTTGTTCTGGGTTCAACTTTCTTaaagccaaaataataataattaatagtaatcatgatgatgatgatgatgatgaagtggATGTAAAGAACACGCTGCGGGGTTTGGCTCTAGGAAATcgcaggtcgtccttgacttacgaccgcgatggcgcccaacatttctgtcgccgagcaaaacagctgttaagtggatttggccccgttttacgacctctcttgccacagttgttaagtgaatcgctgcagggcGATTAAAGTTAGTTCAATGAACCTGgattctccgttgactttgcttattggaaaagtcacaaaagggggagggggggtgtcacgtgaccaaacccacccccaccccacccccgggatgctgcgaccgtcataaatgtgagtcagttgccaagtgtccaatttTGATGATGTGTCCACGGGGAAGCTTGCAgtggtcatacgtgtgaaaaacggtcataagtcactttttttttccagtaccattgtaactttgaatgatcactaaacgaacaaggactacatgtattttaAACCATATGCCTGATTCGTGCCAATTGAAGTGTTAGGTTTTACCTCTATTCGTTAAACATACAAATGCATAAAAACTAGTTATCTTCTAGTTTATTCATATGCTTTGAGAGATTGGAATCTGGTCAGGGTAGCGGCACCCTatcgtatttttaaaaaacatgcttattaaattttttttaaaaacccaataaaacacaaaataaaaaacttgcaCTCCTGTGGACTGGATGCCTGCAGTATTTCAGACTATGAGGACTCTTCTCTATAAGTGAGCCAAAACTTTCAGTCAGGGGTGGAGGTAAGAGGTGAAATTTCAACTACAGGTGATCCTCAATTTACATCAGTTCACTTAGGGACTGTtcgaagtcacaacagcactagaagaaagcgacttatgaccatttttcacacttacgaccactgcagcacccCCCCCCCGTGATCGCTTGATTTACATTCAGACACTTGACGACTCACAATTacaatggctgcagtgtccctgggtgtgtatgtgtgtgtgtgtgtcacatgatcccttttgcgaccttctgacaagcaaagtcgatggggaaggccagattcactgaaccccCGATTGAacaaactgcagggattcacttcaccaacgtggcaggaaaagtcgtaaTACGGGACAAAACTCTCTtcgcaaatttctcacttagccacacTTACAACCCCTCACTTAGTTGAGGGCCACCTGTATTTATAAGCATCTCCGTGGATTTGGGTAGAATTAAAGCAACAGCTAAGAGTGGACTGGCCAATTatgtttacttttcttttctttttttttagcatcAGAGAAAACAAAACTTTTCTTCTCAATGTCACCTTTAGAGAAATATAGGCTGTTGGCCTCAATATTTAAGTGTGGCGGCAACTTAAATCCGCAGGGCTTCTGATTTTACCTTTTTGATATATTTAagtgtgcgtgggggggggggacgtgAACTGGACTCTCATCATGCTGAACTAGTGTCTTGCCAGACGTCTGAACTAGCTTAGCCTCTGACCAAATGCTGGTTTGTGAACTTTCTCGCCGCCTTCTAGAAACGACTATAAAAATTAAGTGCAGCAAGGATTAGAATAGATGCTGGAGTGGTCCCATTATCTCCTTCTTTATACATTATCTGTTTATCCTGGAATAACCCTAACAGGGTTACTTTTTCTCTGGGACCATAAAGCCAATTTAAGGCAAACTGGATCCCCTTGAACAGATTCTCTTTCTAGATCTGGACATTTCATAGGAAATTCTGCTGGATTTTATTAACAGTTTCTTCTAAAACAGTGGCCCCCATCCTTTTGGGCACTAGGGcccggttccgtggagagaggtttttctgaagACCGGAGGGGGCGTGGATTCACGTGGttcctgcatcccacggatggggggACAGGTTGCTGGCATGCCGTGGCTCAGTGCCGGTCCACGGACCGGGGGAcactggggacccctgttctacaatACTCTTTTAAGGACCAAGAGATCTAGGAAATGGTGGAAGAGTGGAGGGACCACATACTGAATTTGTTCGTTTCCGTTTCCAGCAATCGGGATTCAAACGTTTTTGTTCTTCAGCCAAGGCCTTGGCTTCTAACGTGTACATCCGCCTTTCCTcgtttttcattttcttccaccTGTCACCGAGTATCACACTTATGGCTCTGCAGAAGAAACAGATGGGGAGAAGAAGGGTCAAGTCAGGCCAGCAGGAGAATGTTAAATTTCCCTatttccttgtgtgtgtgtgtgtgtgtgtgtgtgtgtgtgggtaggtGGGTGATGTGTGTGTGGCGGCAaggaaaacagatccaggaaagacTTCAGCACTTATTTCTATCCTTggcacttttaaaaaaactactcCACAATACCCTTAGCGTAAGCAGTAGTTGCAAAACTCTTAATTTTAAGACCGACATTTTCAGTGGTTATTtctaggattattttttttaaaagccttaacAAAACTGAAGAGATGTTTTTTTGGGAACATTGTACACCTGTCAGCACCTGTCATTGCTGAGTtggaatatacaggtagtcctcaacttacaacagttcgttcaaagttacaacagtactgaaaaaagtgacctatgaccatttttcacacttacgaccattgcagcctccctgtggtcatgtgatcaaaattcagaccctcgggtaactgactcatatttatgacggttgcagtatcctggggtgcaactttctgacaagcaaagtccaatgggatagcccaggggtctgcaaacttggctcttttaagacttgtggacttcaactcccagagtccctcagccagcaaagtccacaagtcttaaaagagccacgtttgcagacccctggggtagccagattcacttaacaaccgagttactgaCTGACCCCATTTTCTTTtgccacggttaagtgaatcattgcggcCTTTACATTATTAACACGGTCACTcaatgaatctgccttccccccccattcactttgcttgtcagaaggtcgcaaaagagggtcacctgatccccaggacactgcaaccgccacaagtatgagtcagttcccaagcctctgaattttgatcacatgaccctggggctgCTGCAAAGGTTATAAGTGCGAAAAACAcaatcgtaagtcccttttttcacttcaaatggtcactaaacaaaccgttgtaagtcaaggactacctgtactatttatcaggtttttttatttaatagaGTTAATCTAGAATCTACCCCTGGCTTCTATCGTAACTCCCCCCCCTAAAATGTTCTGAGCCATTAAACGATAAATTCCAAGCTAAGCATGCAAGCTGGTGTCAATGGAAGCAAATGGTTTCATTATGCTCACTaggttttctttttcctgctcATCACATTGCAAACTGAAAGTACGTATTCTGCAGCCTCAAATATGGCTTTTCATTGAAAACCCAAAGATAACGAATATTCGATTTCATCAAGAGCAAGCCAGGGGTGAGCATACATCGTATAAAAATCAAGACTTCGGGGGTTCTTTACCTGTTATCTTTTCCTGGGTACATCTGAGTATATTCTACTCGGTATTTTTTGGCAAAAAGCATGAAGGCATTCATTGGTCTTTTGCATTTGTTGGGAGAAGTGGCACTAACAGTACTTGCAGTCCCTGAGTGGTGGTTTTTGCCGGATTTGCTGTACATGGAGGAAGTCTGTGTGGATTGGGCAGGCCCACAGTCGGATCTTTCAAAGTCTTGGCTCCCGGAGCCCCCGCAGGATAGAGAAGCCCGCCGCTGACGAGCCATACTGCTTAACACGTAGACCGCGGAGGAGTCCATGGGTGTAAAATCgtaactgaaaaagaaaagagtcGCTTTAGAAACCAATTCTGGACTTGCCCTCAAATAGCACCTAACAGTGTATCAATAGAtgagaatattggtagctcagggttgaactgtggggctccttggggctctctgggcttggtggttcccttgcagacgtttcatgacccaactaggtaacatcatcagtgctggatgtCAGCAGGGTTCGCAGAGtgcagaaagaggaggaggaggagggagaggactgtaggggtccttggtgttctctcggCTTGGTGATTTTTTTGcatacatttcatgacccaactaggcaatatcatcagtgctggatgggagtggggtttggtctctagtagcttgccctgtcagtggtgGGAGTGTTCCTAGCAGACTGATTGTATATAAACTGACAGTCCACTCCCTTATAACTCTGATGATGTTACTCAGCtgcgtattttttttttatttgcatttatatcccgcccttctccgaagactcagggcagcttacactatgtcaagcaatagtcttcatccatttgtatattatatacaaagtcaacttattgcccccaacaatctgggtcctcattttacctaccttataaaggatggaaggctgagtcaaccttgggcctggtgggactacaacctgcagtaattgcaggcagctgtgtttaataacagactgtcttagcagtctgagccaccagaggccctgttttgaaacgtctggaagaaaaccaccaagctcagagagtatcaaggaccccATACGTAACAATATCGATTTGCGACTCAGGCTAGTCGTTTTAAAGTGAAAGATTAGCCCATTTTTGTTACCATAGAATCTAGcatcataaaaaaaaatgcaaatgactttAATGTCGGATTAAACAAGCTTAAAATTAATCCTATTCTACTTTCCGAACTATAGCCAAAGAACTAAATAACATTTGCAGGAATTACTTTAAACGTGGACTTCCAACCTAAGAGAATCTGTTTACACAGCCTAGAATTGATAGCCTTCCACCCTCTAGTGGAAGATATGTAAAGCTAGAGTTTTCAATTAAATAAATTACGTGTTCAGAAatagtattaaaaatattattactttTAAATATCAGCTTTAAAAAGAGCATATGCCTTAACTGAAATAGCTTAATTTTAGGGATGTGAGACTTATAATCCCATTTGTTTGCTCTTACATTTAAAAACACCTCCCGTGTGCCAAAATTTCATATATTTGAAAGAAAAGCCAGAATTATATAGCCTCTGCTTCAAGAATTACCTTTTGAATGTATCAAAAACACCAGAATCGTCAAAGTTTATGGCCTCAGGATGTCCACGAGGTAGGCAGGTATCACCAAGGTGCATTTCGCAGCATGGAATTCCATGCTGAACCACAGTCAAGCTTGGATAAAAAGAAGACCAAcctgaacaaaaataaaaaatggaagaaacaatTAGATAAGACGCAATCCAGATCCAGAAAGGTTTCAAACGAGACGGGCTTAGCCAAAAATGAAGCAAGCAGCTGTGAAATACTCAAACGTCCTTTTTCAGGAGTCAACTGGActtgcttgttttttcttttttttgaagacgtttcgcttctcatcccagaagcttcttcggctctgactgaatggtgagggaatggaaggatatatatatattccctactgtcctgtcagagccgaaggagcttctgggatgagaagcgaaacgtcttcaaaaggaaaaaacaaggaagtccagttgcctcctgaaaaagcacctttgggaccttatttatttatatatatcccatctttattatttttacaaatactgtAACTCAAGGCGGCCAACGTGTCCAATACAaccttcctctttctattttccccacaacaacaaccctgtgaggtgggggtTGGGCCCAAGATTGGTTTTCACGGCTAAggagggacttgaactcacagactCCAAATTCTATTCGGGTAGCTTGACCGCTAGAAATGGCAAATGTATTCTGAGAAACTGTAAAGCTGAAGAAAGAAACCCAGTAATGACTGTGTCGTGATTTGGTCTGGGGTCAAATGGCCCAGAAGAAAACTCCGACTGAGTTTCCAAATTGAGTAATTCGGTCCCACAATGAGTGTTTGTAGAATCGTTCCTGCTTTTATTTCCTGATTGTGAATACAGATAATTCTCGCGTTAAcatccattcattcagtgaccatttgaagttacagcggcactgaaaaaaaagtgacttatgaccggctttcacaacttatgaccgttgcggtatcctcatggtcacaggatcaaaactcagctgcttggcaactggcatgtacacaTGCCGGTTGCActgtccccagggtcacgtgatcccctttggtaaccttcccagccggcttctgatgagtgaagtcaatggggggaaaccagattcgtttaatgaccgaaggattcacttaacaacagcggtGGTTCGTTTAACAgtcgtggcaaggaaggtcataaaatgtacTCGCTTTAAcaactgacttgcttagcaatggagattttggTCTCGgttgtcgtaagtcgaagactacctagcTCAAAAGGTTGAGAAGCAATACCATGCATACGTTATTCACAAGTTGCGCCATCTTTACTgggatgccttttttttttaataatagaagTTAAGATTTTAGATGTTTTCGGgatgttttagaattttttttttaatttgcatttatatcccgcccttctccgaagactcagggcggcttacactgtgttaagcaatagtcttcatcctatttgtatatctatatacaaagtcaacttattgcccccccaacaatctgggtcctcattttacctaccttataaaggatggaaggctgagtcaaccttgggcctggtgggactggaacctgcagtaattgcaggcagatgctgttaataacagactgcattagcagcctgagccacagaggccctgtgaatTTGTGTCAAAGGAGTGTAAATCCTGCTTCTGAGTTATTGAGGATACTATACAAgcagtgcttgacttacaacagttcatttagtaaccgctCGAAGGTACAGcagcatgaaaaaagtgacttacgaccgtgtttcacacttatgaccgttacagcatTCCCCCCgtgatcatgcgatcaaaattcagaccctttggcaactgactcatatttatgacggtcacagtgtcccagggtcagagtttgcaactttctgacaagcaaagtcaatggaaaagccagattcacttaacagccgggttactaacCCTAagagctgcagcgattcacttaacaaccagggcaagaaaagtcgtcAGATGGGGGCACAACAAATGTTtcatcttagcaacagaaattttgggcttagcagTGGTGCTAAATCAAGGACTCCccgtcattttatttttttttaatcgtgGGTgacaaaaagaacattttttttttcttctttacctttatttttaacATAGAAGGGGTGATCTAGTCTGCACTCAGCAGTGAGTAGATCCTGGGCTGCTGTGCCGGGATCAAAAGTCAATTTAAGTACTGACTCGCCGAAGGAAACGCTCTCTTCCTGCGATATCAGTTTCAATCCGTCAGCGCCGTAGCCCTGCAGGAACACAACCGTTATCAGGGAGACCGATCAATCCAGCCCCCGTCAAggtctccttctttctccaggaTTAAAGGTCTCCTCGGATCATTATGGTTTTAATGGGATCACTACATCCACCACAAGGGGCAGGAGTTCCTACAAACCTTGCTGGCTACACATGAATCAGCAGTTTCGGAAAACAGgaatttgggggtgggtggggggggtttAAAGTACAGACACGTGATTTACTGCCCATCTGCTGGTCCTGGAGAAATTGCAACACTCCAGGGTGAGTAAGCAAGCAGTCCTCTTCCTATCATCTCACAATGCTATTCTTGGATGTTGTCATTTCTCTGTTATGGGAACTACTTCATGGCATTTAGTGGATTTGCATAAATGCTTTTCCCTTTGCATAAATGCTtcccggttgcaggaattgggtctggctagtctagagaaaagaaggactcggggtgacaggatagcagcagtccagtatttcaggggctgccacaaagaagacgggggtcaacttattttgcaaagcatcagaaggcaaggcaagaaacaacggatggaaactaatcgaggaaagaagcaacctggaattaaggagaaacttcctaacagtgaggacaatgaaccagtggaaggacttgccttcagaagttgtgggtgctcagtcactggaggatttttttaaagaagagactggacagtcacttgtctgaaagtgTCTGAaaagcttgagcagggggggctgggctagaagaccaccaaagccccttcctgctctattctgattcatttTCCTCTCCTTTCAATGGCAGTAAGAGAAATACTCAGAGCTTACTTTATAGGCACCCACTGACTCATCAGCTTCGTTTCTGCAGCCGGCCGATCCAGCAAAATCTTCAACGTCGATCCATTCTTGATTGCGTCCTTTGTGAAAGCATAAACGTGTtcctatttttttgttgttgttgttgttgttgtttaggggagggaaaaaaacggAAAGAATTCAATGCAACCGTAAAAGATGAACATGAATATTAAACCCAGTCGTGTAATCGGGagtgtttttttacctttaagGAAACAGTGCCAAACAGTTGGAGGCCAAGAGTGGCACCATCCCAGATCATCATCGTCTGACAATGATGACATACAGAAAATGCCAGACTCTGATTCACTGTTTGTctgttggaaaaaaaacaaaaaaccacggtTTGCATGTATAGATTTCTGTGTCTGTTCACACAAAACAGTGGGTTCATGTGACTCTCTGAAACAGAAAACTTTCTggagttattttttttacttaacaATTCCCAAGCCTTTCCTGCGCATTCCTAAATTTTGTATCTTCTAATTATGTTTTAAagaagggatctccaaccttggcaacttcaagacttgtagatttcaactcctagaattcctcagccagcaaagctgaagtccacaagtcttaaagttgccaagatttgctagcaagctttgctggctgaggaattgtgggagttgaagtccacaaatcttaaagttgccaaggttggagatcccttctTTAAAACCCTTGCGCATTCCTTCCATAAGCATGTACGAATATCAATGCAtatcctttgttttctttttccttgttttgtTGTTCTGTTACTTTACTTCTGTTTTGTTGAAACGTCCTTTTTATTTCTtcgttgtgagccacccagagtagCTCCACGGAGAGAAGGGTGGCGAATAAATTTAGTAATGATGATGTCAGTTGCTTTTTgctctttaaaatctaatcctttGAGGCTATATTTCACTCCAGTGAACAAGCAGTTGGAAGTGGAATATAAATCCAATAAGTAAAAATATATCTTTGTGACTGCTTGTCATGATAAACTTCAGGCAGCTGTCCTAAAAGCCCACAATTAATCTGACATGACAAAGGAAGGAACCCTTCCAATGACGGGTCATGCTTTCCAGTTAAGTCTCAGTATGTTTTGTTTGGCCTAGGATCAAATGACAAGCTGTGTGTTGATGGAAGGTCTGGAAATGAATGAGACTTATCTTCCTTCCATCCGTTTTGCTGTTTTGTCCCCTGCAACATCTCTGCTTTtcgtctagggagattctcagtcatccaggtcatggttgtcccaaaggtgcttgttccaaaggcagctggacttttggcttttccttgaagacattccgcttctgatccaagaagcttcttcagttctgactgaagcaaaacgtcttcagggaaaaactaaagtccagctgcctttggaaaaagcacctttgagaatcTCTGCTTTTCTTTCACTATATAATCCAAGCTTCAAAGAGGAGTTTTGCCAAGTTGTCACGTTTCTAATTTGTCTGAAT includes the following:
- the HBP1 gene encoding HMG box-containing protein 1 is translated as MATGLSDNLKHPTMVWEIKTNQMPSTVQKVLLVMDKRTSGMNEALDLLKCNENIPSSPGYASSDEHMELDDLPELQAVHSDSTPPALFQLSAHVSHQEYARPSWNQHTSGSSPESAYPCENGVNWLTELANIATSPQSPLMQCSFYNTSSPVHLLATSKSLHSYARPPPESSPNEAIFPKHHVEEMPIKHERTNSESESGIFCMSSLSDDDDLGWCHSWPPTVWHCFLKGTRLCFHKGRNQEWIDVEDFAGSAGCRNEADESVGAYKGYGADGLKLISQEESVSFGESVLKLTFDPGTAAQDLLTAECRLDHPFYVKNKGWSSFYPSLTVVQHGIPCCEMHLGDTCLPRGHPEAINFDDSGVFDTFKSYDFTPMDSSAVYVLSSMARQRRASLSCGGSGSQDFERSDCGPAQSTQTSSMYSKSGKNHHSGTASTVSATSPNKCKRPMNAFMLFAKKYRVEYTQMYPGKDNRAISVILGDRWKKMKNEERRMYTLEAKALAEEQKRLNPDCWKRKRTNSGSQ